The following proteins are encoded in a genomic region of Drosophila miranda strain MSH22 chromosome 4, D.miranda_PacBio2.1, whole genome shotgun sequence:
- the LOC108163938 gene encoding adenylyl cyclase X E-like isoform X1, translated as MPTSRRTSVKQCPLNYAKERRWEPDYLKVKCTELGLENEYLLYQRRQRISYLRVFYILHMLATLFHCTMILVFCAHNGLIIFDVAVYVIATVLILSILSVNFNEEYVSSNPWILSITSVLSALILVFADIFQGTYQYYKNDWMLASSYDTYTILIIYMFLPIPSLLSAVLLGSAVSVLFITYFMKVVATRFHYFSMGEAGAYNQISVDVIHYFCFNLLGVFFRIINEIVVRSSFLNRHQYIMEKIWLRNAQIQEKMLLDSIIPPQIAKPIQEDIKSRLARKGEAVRPTRVMEQIMAIQIHPEVSVLYADVVNYTHLTTTVNVEKLVRLLHDLYGRFDMAATQFDVQRIKFLGDCYYCVAGLMRPNPDHAKCCVNLGLSMISHIQEVRIQNEVDIDMRIGIHTGSVIAGVIGEAKLQFDIWGTDVTIANLLESTGAPGFVHISGRTLSQLDADLYTIYPGTESALAEPFLREKNIRTYLLTGDVNMDPDTYRLDSWGSLSVSALDISERPEFHTHIGTDNSINDELREEFKNMPVSGVELFKSWSACFGRKTQATTDPSIHKICLHFNDPHLEWKYLMQSDYMFKYSILLAWCIGCSLVYIQLIESLDPCDICIVICFFAFFSLTTLLLIAWYKKICWWMYGRSDKILFNQSNCRIFRLHDKIVRHLTVRICIYVLVLASYFAIIVLIMVNCNWEEFQMNDIESKLYHYEMDLNMCFHPWVVTNMVALIIGVSFAFARIPFMVKTVITLCFTIAYMVIVFFQFDFVFHHSATINPWFPSEIAHGMRILITLFMMYLKERHSEFNNKIGFEWSVDLTKKKQDADETNQSITIVLNNILPAHVVKVYIRNLAKHELYYEEYKMVSVMFASLTNFEMDLRHLRILNEIIREFDRLLIHYQEYYVVEKIKIVGCTYMAACGLDVNYADRVNNWLAKRDSLLEEVEQAQRTRKSSSKENVESHEEVVFVMATFALDLMRTLWTVKKSYEDLRWHYDRSLIVGDMTIGISSGEVMAGVVGASHPHYDIWGHPVNMASRMDTKGLIGHIHVTEETAILLREFGVTCIYRGMTFVKGAGPIPTYFVAIDDDFDFITTAAKRTPRHQYRKRDEYPLESESMLGFSGVDDDDSNDEKYI; from the exons atgcCAACAAGCAGAAGAACTTCCGTCAAACAATGTCCCCTCAATTATGCCAAGGAGCGCCGCTGGGAGCCCGACTATCTGAAG GTCAAGTGCACCGAGCTGGGCCTGGAAAACGAGTACCTGCTGTATCAGAGACGTCAGCGGATCAGTTACCTGAGGGTTTTCTACATACTGCACATGCTAGCCACCCTGTTTCACTGTACAATGATACTAGTGTTCTGCGCT CATAACGGTCTAATCATTTTCGATGTAGCCGTTTATGTGATAGCCACTGTCCTCATTCTGAGCATACTCAGCGTCAACTTCAACGAGGAGTATGTGTCCAGTAACCCCTGGATTCTGTCGATTACTTCAGTGCTATCCGCCCTGATTCTAGTATTTGCGG ATATCTTTCAGGGCACCTATCAATACTACAAAAACGACTGGATGTTGGCCAGCTCCTACGACACTTATACGATCCTGATAATCTACATGTTCCTGCCCATACCCTCGCTGCTGAGCGCCGTGCTGCTGGGATCGGCGGTGTCCGTGCTGTTCATCACGTACTTCATGAAGGTCGTCGCCACGCGATTCCATTACTTCAGTATGGGAGAAGCGGGTGCGTACAACCAGATAAGTGTGGATGTCATACACTACTTTTGCTTCAACCTTCTGGGGGTCTTCTTTCGCATCATAAACGAGATTGTAGTGCGCTCCTCCTTCCTGAATCGCCACCAGTACATAATGGAGAAGATCTGGCTGCGCAACGCCCAAATCCAGGAGAAGATGCTGCTGGACAGCATTATACCGCCGCAGATAGCGAAGCCCATTCAAGAGGACATCAAGTCCCGACTGGCCAGAAAGGGCGAGGCGGTGCGCCCGACGCGCGTCATGGAGCAGATCATGGCCATTCAGATCCATCCCGAGGTCAGTGTCTTGTACGCGGACGTGGTCAACTATACGCATCTGACGACCACTGTGAACGTGGAGAAGTTGGTGAGGCTGCTGCACGACCTCTACGGAAGGTTCGATATGGCCGCCACCCAATTTGATGTTCAACGAATCAAGTTCTTGGGCGACTGCTACTACTGTGTGGCCGGTCTGATGCGCCCGAATCCGGACCACGCCAAGTGCTGTGTGAACCTGGGTCTGTCCATGATCTCCCACATTCAGGAAGTGCG GATTCAAAACGAGGTGGACATCGATATGCGCATTGGAATCCATACGGGTAGCGTGATTGCCGGAGTCATCGGCGAGGCTAAGCTGCAGTTCGATATATGGG GAACCGACGTGACCATTGCCAATCTTCTCGAGTCCACCGGTGCGCCAGGCTTTGTCCACATCAGTGGCAGGACTTTGTCGCAATTGGATGCTGATCTGTACACCATATATCCCGGCACGGAGAGCGCTCTGGCCGAGCCCTTTCTGCGGGAAAAAAACATCAGAACCTACTTGCTGACCGGTGATGTAAATATGGATCCCGACACTTACCGATTGGACAGTTGGGGGTCCTTGTCCGTGTCGGCACTGGACATCAGCGAGAGACCGGAATTTCACACGCATATTGGCACCGACAATTCGATTAACGATGAGCTGCGTGAAGAGTTTAAAAATATGCCGGTCAGTGGCGTTGA ACTGTTCAAGTCTTGGTCAGCCTGCTTTGGACGTAAGACTCAGGCGACTACGGATCCCTCCATCCATAAGATCTGTCTCCATTTTAACGATCCCCATTTGGAGTGGAAGTACTTGATGCAGTCGGACTACATGTTTAAGTACAGCATTCTGCTGGCCTGGTGCATTGGCTGTAGCCTGGTCTACATTCagttgatcgagagcctcgaTCCTTGCGATATATGCATTGTGATATGCTTTTTTGCGTTCTTCAGCCTCACTACGCTGCTTCTGATAGCCTGGTACAAGAAGATTTGCTGGTGGATGTACGGTCGCAGCGATAAGATCCTGTTTAACCAGTCGAACTGCAGGATATTCCGCCTCCATGATAAGATCGTACGTCACCTGACGGTGCGGATTTGTATCTACGTCTTGGTCTTGGCATCGTACTTCGCCATCATCGTTCTCATAATG GTTAACTGCAATTGGGAGGAGTTCCAGATGAACGACATTGAGAGCAAACTGTATCACTACGAGATGGATCTGAACATGTGCTTCCATCCCTGGGTGGTCACAAATATGGTGGCCCTGATCATTGGCGTCAGCTTCGCATTCGCCCGCATACCGTTCATGGTCAAGACGGTCATCACTCTGTGCTTCACGATCGCCTATATGGTGATTGTATTTTTCCAGTTTGATTTCGTTTTCCATCACAGTGCCACCATTAACCCATGGTTTCCCTCGGAAATTGCGCATGGTATGAGGATTTTAATAACCCTATTCATGATGTACCTGAAGGAGCGGCATTCGGAGTTTAACAATAAAATCGGCTTCGA ATGGAGCGTTGATCTAACGAAAAAGAAACAGGATGCCGATGAAACCAACCAATCCATTACAATTGTTTTGAACAACATACTTCCCGCTCATGTCG TCAAAGTCTACATTAGAAACCTGGCCAAGCACGAGCTCTACtatgaggaatataaaatgGTCTCCGTCATGTTTGCCTCGCTAACGAACTTTGAAATGGATCTGCGGCACTTGCGCATCCTCAACGAGATCATCAGGGAGTTTGATAGACTG TTGATTCACTATCAGGAGTACTACGTGGTGGAGAAGATCAAGATTGTGGGCTGCACTTATATGGCAGCTTGTGGATTGGACGTTAACTATGCCGATCGCGTCAACAACTGGCTGGCGAAGCGCGATTCCCTTTTGGAAGAGG TGGAGCAGGCCCAACGCACACGCAAGTCTTCCAGTAAGGAAAATGTCGAGAGCCACGAAGAGGTGGTCTTTGTGATGGCCACGTTTGCCTTGGACCTAATGCGTACCCTCTGGACAGTTAAGAAGTCCTACGAAGATCTTAGGTGGCATTACGATCGCTCTTTGATAGTCGGTGAC ATGACCATCGGCATCTCCAGTGGCGAGGTGATGGCCGGCGTTGTGGGCGCCTCTCACCCGCACTACGACATCTGGGGACACCCCGTTAACATGGCCTCCCGCATGGACACCAAGGGCCTGATTGGCCACATCCACGTGACCGAGGAGACAGCCATTCTGTTGCGTGAATTCGGCGTCACCTGCATCTATCGTGGGATGACATTCGTGAAAGGCGCCGGGCCAATACCCACGTACTTTGTGGCCATTGATGATGATTTTGACTTTATCACCACCGCAGCCAAGCGAACGCCAAGGCATCAATATCGGAAGAGGGATGAGTATCCGCTGGAAAGCGAATCGATGCTTGGTTTCTCTGGAGTCGATGACGACGATAGTAATGATgaaaaatacatataa
- the LOC108163938 gene encoding adenylyl cyclase X E-like isoform X3 has translation MPTSRRTSVKQCPLNYAKERRWEPDYLKVKCTELGLENEYLLYQRRQRISYLRVFYILHMLATLFHCTMILVFCAHNGLIIFDVAVYVIATVLILSILSVNFNEEYVSSNPWILSITSVLSALILVFADIFQGTYQYYKNDWMLASSYDTYTILIIYMFLPIPSLLSAVLLGSAVSVLFITYFMKVVATRFHYFSMGEAGAYNQISVDVIHYFCFNLLGVFFRIINEIVVRSSFLNRHQYIMEKIWLRNAQIQEKMLLDSIIPPQIAKPIQEDIKSRLARKGEAVRPTRVMEQIMAIQIHPEVSVLYADVVNYTHLTTTVNVEKLVRLLHDLYGRFDMAATQFDVQRIKFLGDCYYCVAGLMRPNPDHAKCCVNLGLSMISHIQEVRIQNEVDIDMRIGIHTGSVIAGVIGEAKLQFDIWGTDVTIANLLESTGAPGFVHISGRTLSQLDADLYTIYPGTESALAEPFLREKNIRTYLLTGDVNMDPDTYRLDSWGSLSVSALDISERPEFHTHIGTDNSINDELREEFKNMPVSGVELFKSWSACFGRKTQATTDPSIHKICLHFNDPHLEWKYLMQSDYMFKYSILLAWCIGCSLVYIQLIESLDPCDICIVICFFAFFSLTTLLLIAWYKKICWWMYGRSDKILFNQSNCRIFRLHDKIVRHLTVRICIYVLVLASYFAIIVLIMVNCNWEEFQMNDIESKLYHYEMDLNMCFHPWVVTNMVALIIGVSFAFARIPFMVKTVITLCFTIAYMVIVFFQFDFVFHHSATINPWFPSEIAHGMRILITLFMMYLKERHSEFNNKIGFEWSVDLTKKKQDADETNQSITIVLNNILPAHVVKVYIRNLAKHELYYEEYKMVSVMFASLTNFEMDLRHLRILNEIIREFDRLLIHYQEYYVVEKIKIVGCTYMAACGLDVNYADRVNNWLAKRDSLLEEVEQAQRTRKSSSKENVESHEEVVFVMATFALDLMRTLWTVKKSYEDLRWHYDRSLIVGDMTIGISSGEVMAGVVGASHPHYDIWGSPVNMASRMYSTGRIGHIHVTEETALLLREFGVDCICRGMTFVKGAGPMPTYFVAIDDDYHFVPVTQWSQTSDRRRSVTALGLLTDSSSSYEDD, from the exons atgcCAACAAGCAGAAGAACTTCCGTCAAACAATGTCCCCTCAATTATGCCAAGGAGCGCCGCTGGGAGCCCGACTATCTGAAG GTCAAGTGCACCGAGCTGGGCCTGGAAAACGAGTACCTGCTGTATCAGAGACGTCAGCGGATCAGTTACCTGAGGGTTTTCTACATACTGCACATGCTAGCCACCCTGTTTCACTGTACAATGATACTAGTGTTCTGCGCT CATAACGGTCTAATCATTTTCGATGTAGCCGTTTATGTGATAGCCACTGTCCTCATTCTGAGCATACTCAGCGTCAACTTCAACGAGGAGTATGTGTCCAGTAACCCCTGGATTCTGTCGATTACTTCAGTGCTATCCGCCCTGATTCTAGTATTTGCGG ATATCTTTCAGGGCACCTATCAATACTACAAAAACGACTGGATGTTGGCCAGCTCCTACGACACTTATACGATCCTGATAATCTACATGTTCCTGCCCATACCCTCGCTGCTGAGCGCCGTGCTGCTGGGATCGGCGGTGTCCGTGCTGTTCATCACGTACTTCATGAAGGTCGTCGCCACGCGATTCCATTACTTCAGTATGGGAGAAGCGGGTGCGTACAACCAGATAAGTGTGGATGTCATACACTACTTTTGCTTCAACCTTCTGGGGGTCTTCTTTCGCATCATAAACGAGATTGTAGTGCGCTCCTCCTTCCTGAATCGCCACCAGTACATAATGGAGAAGATCTGGCTGCGCAACGCCCAAATCCAGGAGAAGATGCTGCTGGACAGCATTATACCGCCGCAGATAGCGAAGCCCATTCAAGAGGACATCAAGTCCCGACTGGCCAGAAAGGGCGAGGCGGTGCGCCCGACGCGCGTCATGGAGCAGATCATGGCCATTCAGATCCATCCCGAGGTCAGTGTCTTGTACGCGGACGTGGTCAACTATACGCATCTGACGACCACTGTGAACGTGGAGAAGTTGGTGAGGCTGCTGCACGACCTCTACGGAAGGTTCGATATGGCCGCCACCCAATTTGATGTTCAACGAATCAAGTTCTTGGGCGACTGCTACTACTGTGTGGCCGGTCTGATGCGCCCGAATCCGGACCACGCCAAGTGCTGTGTGAACCTGGGTCTGTCCATGATCTCCCACATTCAGGAAGTGCG GATTCAAAACGAGGTGGACATCGATATGCGCATTGGAATCCATACGGGTAGCGTGATTGCCGGAGTCATCGGCGAGGCTAAGCTGCAGTTCGATATATGGG GAACCGACGTGACCATTGCCAATCTTCTCGAGTCCACCGGTGCGCCAGGCTTTGTCCACATCAGTGGCAGGACTTTGTCGCAATTGGATGCTGATCTGTACACCATATATCCCGGCACGGAGAGCGCTCTGGCCGAGCCCTTTCTGCGGGAAAAAAACATCAGAACCTACTTGCTGACCGGTGATGTAAATATGGATCCCGACACTTACCGATTGGACAGTTGGGGGTCCTTGTCCGTGTCGGCACTGGACATCAGCGAGAGACCGGAATTTCACACGCATATTGGCACCGACAATTCGATTAACGATGAGCTGCGTGAAGAGTTTAAAAATATGCCGGTCAGTGGCGTTGA ACTGTTCAAGTCTTGGTCAGCCTGCTTTGGACGTAAGACTCAGGCGACTACGGATCCCTCCATCCATAAGATCTGTCTCCATTTTAACGATCCCCATTTGGAGTGGAAGTACTTGATGCAGTCGGACTACATGTTTAAGTACAGCATTCTGCTGGCCTGGTGCATTGGCTGTAGCCTGGTCTACATTCagttgatcgagagcctcgaTCCTTGCGATATATGCATTGTGATATGCTTTTTTGCGTTCTTCAGCCTCACTACGCTGCTTCTGATAGCCTGGTACAAGAAGATTTGCTGGTGGATGTACGGTCGCAGCGATAAGATCCTGTTTAACCAGTCGAACTGCAGGATATTCCGCCTCCATGATAAGATCGTACGTCACCTGACGGTGCGGATTTGTATCTACGTCTTGGTCTTGGCATCGTACTTCGCCATCATCGTTCTCATAATG GTTAACTGCAATTGGGAGGAGTTCCAGATGAACGACATTGAGAGCAAACTGTATCACTACGAGATGGATCTGAACATGTGCTTCCATCCCTGGGTGGTCACAAATATGGTGGCCCTGATCATTGGCGTCAGCTTCGCATTCGCCCGCATACCGTTCATGGTCAAGACGGTCATCACTCTGTGCTTCACGATCGCCTATATGGTGATTGTATTTTTCCAGTTTGATTTCGTTTTCCATCACAGTGCCACCATTAACCCATGGTTTCCCTCGGAAATTGCGCATGGTATGAGGATTTTAATAACCCTATTCATGATGTACCTGAAGGAGCGGCATTCGGAGTTTAACAATAAAATCGGCTTCGA ATGGAGCGTTGATCTAACGAAAAAGAAACAGGATGCCGATGAAACCAACCAATCCATTACAATTGTTTTGAACAACATACTTCCCGCTCATGTCG TCAAAGTCTACATTAGAAACCTGGCCAAGCACGAGCTCTACtatgaggaatataaaatgGTCTCCGTCATGTTTGCCTCGCTAACGAACTTTGAAATGGATCTGCGGCACTTGCGCATCCTCAACGAGATCATCAGGGAGTTTGATAGACTG TTGATTCACTATCAGGAGTACTACGTGGTGGAGAAGATCAAGATTGTGGGCTGCACTTATATGGCAGCTTGTGGATTGGACGTTAACTATGCCGATCGCGTCAACAACTGGCTGGCGAAGCGCGATTCCCTTTTGGAAGAGG TGGAGCAGGCCCAACGCACACGCAAGTCTTCCAGTAAGGAAAATGTCGAGAGCCACGAAGAGGTGGTCTTTGTGATGGCCACGTTTGCCTTGGACCTAATGCGTACCCTCTGGACAGTTAAGAAGTCCTACGAAGATCTTAGGTGGCATTACGATCGCTCTTTGATAGTCGGTGACATGACCATCGGCATCTCCAGTGGCGAGGTGATGGCCGGCGTTGTGGGCGCCTCTCACCCGCACTACGACATCTGGGGCAGTCCGGTCAACATGGCTTCTCGCATGTATTCCACCGGCCGGATCGGACACATTCACGTGACCGAGGAGACAGCCCTTTTGTTGCGTGAATTCGGCGTCGACTGCATCTGTCGTGGGATGACATTCGTGAAAGGCGCCGGGCCAATGCCCACGTACTTTGTGGCCATTGATGATGATTATCACTTTGTGCCCGTGACCCAGTGGAGTCAAACATCTGACCGACGGCGATCGGTTACTGCACTTGGGTTACTTACCGACAGCTCTTCTTCCTACGAAGATGATTAG
- the LOC108163938 gene encoding adenylyl cyclase X E-like isoform X4, translated as MSPQLCQGAPLGARLSEDIFQGTYQYYKNDWMLASSYDTYTILIIYMFLPIPSLLSAVLLGSAVSVLFITYFMKVVATRFHYFSMGEAGAYNQISVDVIHYFCFNLLGVFFRIINEIVVRSSFLNRHQYIMEKIWLRNAQIQEKMLLDSIIPPQIAKPIQEDIKSRLARKGEAVRPTRVMEQIMAIQIHPEVSVLYADVVNYTHLTTTVNVEKLVRLLHDLYGRFDMAATQFDVQRIKFLGDCYYCVAGLMRPNPDHAKCCVNLGLSMISHIQEVRIQNEVDIDMRIGIHTGSVIAGVIGEAKLQFDIWGTDVTIANLLESTGAPGFVHISGRTLSQLDADLYTIYPGTESALAEPFLREKNIRTYLLTGDVNMDPDTYRLDSWGSLSVSALDISERPEFHTHIGTDNSINDELREEFKNMPVSGVELFKSWSACFGRKTQATTDPSIHKICLHFNDPHLEWKYLMQSDYMFKYSILLAWCIGCSLVYIQLIESLDPCDICIVICFFAFFSLTTLLLIAWYKKICWWMYGRSDKILFNQSNCRIFRLHDKIVRHLTVRICIYVLVLASYFAIIVLIMVNCNWEEFQMNDIESKLYHYEMDLNMCFHPWVVTNMVALIIGVSFAFARIPFMVKTVITLCFTIAYMVIVFFQFDFVFHHSATINPWFPSEIAHGMRILITLFMMYLKERHSEFNNKIGFEWSVDLTKKKQDADETNQSITIVLNNILPAHVVKVYIRNLAKHELYYEEYKMVSVMFASLTNFEMDLRHLRILNEIIREFDRLLIHYQEYYVVEKIKIVGCTYMAACGLDVNYADRVNNWLAKRDSLLEEVEQAQRTRKSSSKENVESHEEVVFVMATFALDLMRTLWTVKKSYEDLRWHYDRSLIVGDMTIGISSGEVMAGVVGASHPHYDIWGHPVNMASRMDTKGLIGHIHVTEETAILLREFGVTCIYRGMTFVKGAGPIPTYFVAIDDDFDFITTAAKRTPRHQYRKRDEYPLESESMLGFSGVDDDDSNDEKYI; from the exons ATGTCCCCTCAATTATGCCAAGGAGCGCCGCTGGGAGCCCGACTATCTGAAG ATATCTTTCAGGGCACCTATCAATACTACAAAAACGACTGGATGTTGGCCAGCTCCTACGACACTTATACGATCCTGATAATCTACATGTTCCTGCCCATACCCTCGCTGCTGAGCGCCGTGCTGCTGGGATCGGCGGTGTCCGTGCTGTTCATCACGTACTTCATGAAGGTCGTCGCCACGCGATTCCATTACTTCAGTATGGGAGAAGCGGGTGCGTACAACCAGATAAGTGTGGATGTCATACACTACTTTTGCTTCAACCTTCTGGGGGTCTTCTTTCGCATCATAAACGAGATTGTAGTGCGCTCCTCCTTCCTGAATCGCCACCAGTACATAATGGAGAAGATCTGGCTGCGCAACGCCCAAATCCAGGAGAAGATGCTGCTGGACAGCATTATACCGCCGCAGATAGCGAAGCCCATTCAAGAGGACATCAAGTCCCGACTGGCCAGAAAGGGCGAGGCGGTGCGCCCGACGCGCGTCATGGAGCAGATCATGGCCATTCAGATCCATCCCGAGGTCAGTGTCTTGTACGCGGACGTGGTCAACTATACGCATCTGACGACCACTGTGAACGTGGAGAAGTTGGTGAGGCTGCTGCACGACCTCTACGGAAGGTTCGATATGGCCGCCACCCAATTTGATGTTCAACGAATCAAGTTCTTGGGCGACTGCTACTACTGTGTGGCCGGTCTGATGCGCCCGAATCCGGACCACGCCAAGTGCTGTGTGAACCTGGGTCTGTCCATGATCTCCCACATTCAGGAAGTGCG GATTCAAAACGAGGTGGACATCGATATGCGCATTGGAATCCATACGGGTAGCGTGATTGCCGGAGTCATCGGCGAGGCTAAGCTGCAGTTCGATATATGGG GAACCGACGTGACCATTGCCAATCTTCTCGAGTCCACCGGTGCGCCAGGCTTTGTCCACATCAGTGGCAGGACTTTGTCGCAATTGGATGCTGATCTGTACACCATATATCCCGGCACGGAGAGCGCTCTGGCCGAGCCCTTTCTGCGGGAAAAAAACATCAGAACCTACTTGCTGACCGGTGATGTAAATATGGATCCCGACACTTACCGATTGGACAGTTGGGGGTCCTTGTCCGTGTCGGCACTGGACATCAGCGAGAGACCGGAATTTCACACGCATATTGGCACCGACAATTCGATTAACGATGAGCTGCGTGAAGAGTTTAAAAATATGCCGGTCAGTGGCGTTGA ACTGTTCAAGTCTTGGTCAGCCTGCTTTGGACGTAAGACTCAGGCGACTACGGATCCCTCCATCCATAAGATCTGTCTCCATTTTAACGATCCCCATTTGGAGTGGAAGTACTTGATGCAGTCGGACTACATGTTTAAGTACAGCATTCTGCTGGCCTGGTGCATTGGCTGTAGCCTGGTCTACATTCagttgatcgagagcctcgaTCCTTGCGATATATGCATTGTGATATGCTTTTTTGCGTTCTTCAGCCTCACTACGCTGCTTCTGATAGCCTGGTACAAGAAGATTTGCTGGTGGATGTACGGTCGCAGCGATAAGATCCTGTTTAACCAGTCGAACTGCAGGATATTCCGCCTCCATGATAAGATCGTACGTCACCTGACGGTGCGGATTTGTATCTACGTCTTGGTCTTGGCATCGTACTTCGCCATCATCGTTCTCATAATG GTTAACTGCAATTGGGAGGAGTTCCAGATGAACGACATTGAGAGCAAACTGTATCACTACGAGATGGATCTGAACATGTGCTTCCATCCCTGGGTGGTCACAAATATGGTGGCCCTGATCATTGGCGTCAGCTTCGCATTCGCCCGCATACCGTTCATGGTCAAGACGGTCATCACTCTGTGCTTCACGATCGCCTATATGGTGATTGTATTTTTCCAGTTTGATTTCGTTTTCCATCACAGTGCCACCATTAACCCATGGTTTCCCTCGGAAATTGCGCATGGTATGAGGATTTTAATAACCCTATTCATGATGTACCTGAAGGAGCGGCATTCGGAGTTTAACAATAAAATCGGCTTCGA ATGGAGCGTTGATCTAACGAAAAAGAAACAGGATGCCGATGAAACCAACCAATCCATTACAATTGTTTTGAACAACATACTTCCCGCTCATGTCG TCAAAGTCTACATTAGAAACCTGGCCAAGCACGAGCTCTACtatgaggaatataaaatgGTCTCCGTCATGTTTGCCTCGCTAACGAACTTTGAAATGGATCTGCGGCACTTGCGCATCCTCAACGAGATCATCAGGGAGTTTGATAGACTG TTGATTCACTATCAGGAGTACTACGTGGTGGAGAAGATCAAGATTGTGGGCTGCACTTATATGGCAGCTTGTGGATTGGACGTTAACTATGCCGATCGCGTCAACAACTGGCTGGCGAAGCGCGATTCCCTTTTGGAAGAGG TGGAGCAGGCCCAACGCACACGCAAGTCTTCCAGTAAGGAAAATGTCGAGAGCCACGAAGAGGTGGTCTTTGTGATGGCCACGTTTGCCTTGGACCTAATGCGTACCCTCTGGACAGTTAAGAAGTCCTACGAAGATCTTAGGTGGCATTACGATCGCTCTTTGATAGTCGGTGAC ATGACCATCGGCATCTCCAGTGGCGAGGTGATGGCCGGCGTTGTGGGCGCCTCTCACCCGCACTACGACATCTGGGGACACCCCGTTAACATGGCCTCCCGCATGGACACCAAGGGCCTGATTGGCCACATCCACGTGACCGAGGAGACAGCCATTCTGTTGCGTGAATTCGGCGTCACCTGCATCTATCGTGGGATGACATTCGTGAAAGGCGCCGGGCCAATACCCACGTACTTTGTGGCCATTGATGATGATTTTGACTTTATCACCACCGCAGCCAAGCGAACGCCAAGGCATCAATATCGGAAGAGGGATGAGTATCCGCTGGAAAGCGAATCGATGCTTGGTTTCTCTGGAGTCGATGACGACGATAGTAATGATgaaaaatacatataa